A stretch of DNA from Mesorhizobium onobrychidis:
GTCGGCTCGAGCCGCATCCGCTCGCCTGCCTGCGCCAGCTCGACCGTATCGCCGAGCTCGCTCCGGCAAACGCCAAGCCGCTGGCGCGGCTGCTTGCGGAGCGTCGCGGCGAACTGCGCTGGGGGCAGACCTACAGCGAGGCGGATTTCGGCAAGACTTTCATCGACAATTACGGCTGGCTGGAGGTATTCGGCACGCGCGGCCATTTCGTCAACGACGAGGTCGCGGCCGGTCTGCTGATCCTTGGACCTGATATCGTCTATCCCGACCATCATCATGTCGCCGAGGAGATCTACATTCCGTTGACCGGCGGCACCGAATGGCGCATGGGCGAAGGCGGTTTTCGCACGCGCGAGGCGGGTGAGGTGATCCACCACGCCTCTGATGTCAGCCACGCCATGCGCACCGGCAAGGAGCCGCTGCTGGCGCTCTACATCTGGCGTGGCGGGCCGCTGGCGGCAAAATCCACGATCACCGGAACGACGGTGCAGGGCAAGGACTGATGGCCAAGGCGATCATGCTGCAAGGCACGGGCTCCGATGTCGGCAAAACAGTGCTGGTCGCGGGCCTCTGCCGCGCGGCCAGGAAACGCGGGCTGCAGGTGCGGCCGTTCAAACCGCAGAACATGTCGAACAACGCCGCCGTTGCCGATATTCCGGGCGACAGACTCGGCGGTGAGATCGGCCGCGCCCAATGGCTGCAGGCGATCGCCTGTGGTGTTGCGCCCTCCATCCACATGAACCCGGTGCTGCTCAAGCCGCAGACCGATATCGGTGCGCAGGTAGTGGTGCAGGGCAAGGTGTTTGGGGAGGCGAGGGCACGCGACTACCAGGCGCTGAAGGGCCGGCTGATGGATGCCGTGCTGGACTCCTGGGCAAAGGTCGGCGAGGGCGCCGATCTGGTCATCGTCGAGGGCGCCGGCTCGCCGGCCGAGATCAATCTCAGGAGCCGAGACATTGCCAATATGGGCTTTGCGACGCGCGCCAATGTGCCGGTGATTCTGGTCGGCGACATCGATCGCGGCGGCGTCATCGCCTCGGTCGTCGGCACTCATCTGATCCTGCCGGAAGAGGACCGGCGCATGATCGTCGGCTATCTCATCAACAAGTTCCGCGGCGATGTCTCGCTGTTCGATGACGGCATCAAGGCGATCGAGAGCTTTACCGGCTGGCGCTGTTTTGGCGTCGCGCCGTGGCTGAAGGCGGCGGCGCGGTTGCCATCTGAAGATTCCGTGGTGCTCGAACGCCTGGCGTCCGGCGAGAAACGCGCGCTGAAGGTCGCCGTGCCGATGCTTTCGCGTATCGCCAATTTCGATGATCTCGACCCGCTCAAGGCCGAGCCTCAGGTCGAGGTTGTGTTCGTGCCGCCCGGTCAACACCTCCCCGAAGATGCCGGGCTGGTGATCATTCCCGGCTCGAAGTCGACGATCGGCGATCTCCTAAGATTCCGCGAGAATGGCTGGGACCGCGACCTGCTTGCCCACCGCAAGAGCGGCGGCCACGTCGTCGGCATTTGCGGCGGCTTCCAGATGCTCGGCCGTGTCGTGCGCGATCCCGACGGCATCGAGGGCAGCGTTACCGAGACGGAAGGGCTCGGCCTGCTCGACGTCGAAACGGTGATGGAGCCTGAAAAGACGGTGCGCAATGTCAGCGCGCGCTCGCTGCAGTTCGACCTGCCGCTCGAAGGCTATGAGATCCATCTCGGCCGCACCACCGGTCCGGACACGCTGCGGCCGTCCGCCGTCATCAACGGCGCCGCTGACGGCGCTTTCTCAGTCGACGGCAAGGTATCGGGCACCTATCTACACGGGCTGTTTTCCGCCGACGCTTTTCGGGCGAAATTCCTGGAAAACCTTGGCGTGAAAGGCGGCGGCATCGATTATCGCGCCGAGGTCGAACGGGCGCTGGACGAGGTCGCAGCCGAGCTGGAAACTCATCTCGACTGCGACGCCATCTTTGGCCTGGCGCGTTAGCTGGCGGGTTCGGTGGCCTTGGGCCAATAGGTGCCAAACGACCAGACATTGCCTTCCGGATCGCGGCAGATGAATTCGCGGCTGCCGTAATCGCGGTCCGTCAGTTCTTCCAGTATTTCGGCGCCGGCCTTTTTGGCTCTGGCATAAGCGGCATCGGCATCGTCGACGGCAACATAGATCGATCTGCCGCCACCCGGGCCCGGTGCACCGATCATCTGGCCAAACTTGTCGTCGCGTGCAGTGCCCAGCATGATCATCGAGGAGCCAAAAGTCAGTTCGGCGTGATGGACAATGTCGCCTTCGCCGTAGCGGGCATGAACGGCAAAGCCGAAGGCTTCGCCCAGCCAGTCGATCATCTTGGCTGCATTGCGGTAGCGCAACGTGGGATAGAGCCTGGGCGGTTCGACATTTATTGTCATGGCGATCTCCTTCAATGGATTGTCGATAACCCAGTCTGGGCGAACGCCGTTCGCAGGTCTTGAAGAAATGTTACCACGGGCGCGCGCCATTGGGCGTCGCAAACGGCTTCAGAACCTATGCCCTGGCGGCAAGTGTCGTCGGCGTTTCGCCGGCAAGGTCGCGGAATTCGCGAACAAGATGCGCCTGGTCGGCATAGCCGCAATCGGCGGCGATATCAGCCCAATCGGATTTGTCCTGCCTTGAAAGACCGAGCGCCCGGTTGAAGCGGACGATGCGCGACAGCGTCTTAGGGCCGACGCCGATCGCATTGGAGAATTTTTCTGCGAGATGTTTGCGGCTCCAGCCCAGCCTGTCGGCAAGCGACGACACGCGAACGCGGCCGCCCGAGACGATGATCCGTTCATAGGCCCAGGCGATTTCGGCCTGCGTTTCCCGGGCTTCGGCCAGCCGTGCTGCGACGAATGTCTCGACGATGGCAAAGCATGCGCTCCAGTCACGCGCATTGCCAAGCCTTTCGCGCAGCGCGATGCCTTCAAGTCCGAGCACATCGTCGAGGCCGACCATGCGGTCGGTTAGTTCGCTCATCGCAAGGCCGAAGAACCGGCGGGCGCCGAGCGGCGTGAAATTGACCTGGACGCAGCAGGCGCCACCGAAGGATTCGATCACCACCGGACCGGCATAGAGGCCGGCGGCGAAACTGGCGAAGCGGTCATTGTCGCCCGGCTCCTTGCCCAGCCCGATGGCGAAGGGTTCGCCAAAGCTGATGACCAGCGGCACGGTCAGCGATGCGTATTCGACGTTGCGGAGGCGGCCCGGTGCCGTTTCGCGATAGAAGCATAGATCGGTGACAGAACCGCGGAGCCGAGAGCCGGGCGCACGCCGCACCATCTCGAACCGGTCGAGGCCGGGAATTTCATGACGGCTTCCGTCTTCGCTCTCGGCTGGCATGAGCTTTCCTTCCGCCCAAGGAGTCTAACAGACCAGTCCTCAGAATCAAAAGCGCCCGGCTTGTGGCCGGGCGCTCCAAGTTGCCTGAGGTCTGAATGCTTAAGCGCCGCGAACCAGGCAGCCGCCAGCAAGCACGATATAAGCGATGAGGACGATCCACACCGCGGCCAGGGGAATGAATGCAAGAACGCCGAGAGCGGCGAGCAGGCCGATGAGGGCGATAACAAGGGATATGATAAAAATAAGCTGCGTAGGCGCACTGAGATTCATGTGTGGCTCCTCCGACATGATTCGTACAACCGCATAGTATCAGGCGCCCCGTCACACACCAATCAGCGTGCGCAGCGGGTTCGCTGGATCGGCCAGCAGCTTGATGGCCAGCGCCAGGCAAACGATCACCAGCAGCGGCTTGATCAGTTTTGCGCCATTGCGGATGGCGAGGCTGGCGCCGACACGGGCGCCGAGAAACTGGGCGACACCCATCATCAGGCCGATCTTCCAGTAGACGACCCCGGCAGCAGCGAAGACGATGAAGCCGCCGATGTTGGAGGCGAAGTTGAGCAGCTTGGTGTGCGCCGTCGCCTTGAGCACGCCGTAGCCGGCTAGGGTGACGAAGGCCAGCATGTAGAAGGAACCGGCCCCCGGCCCGAACAGGCCGTCATAGAAGCCGACAATCGGCACCAGGATCAGCCCAAACAGGAACGGCGACAGGCGCTGG
This window harbors:
- a CDS encoding dimethylsulfoniopropionate lyase; the protein is MTTDFDELLECFHAYLERFDDALVRDAVARIGWAMPARRLEPHPLACLRQLDRIAELAPANAKPLARLLAERRGELRWGQTYSEADFGKTFIDNYGWLEVFGTRGHFVNDEVAAGLLILGPDIVYPDHHHVAEEIYIPLTGGTEWRMGEGGFRTREAGEVIHHASDVSHAMRTGKEPLLALYIWRGGPLAAKSTITGTTVQGKD
- a CDS encoding cobyric acid synthase; its protein translation is MAKAIMLQGTGSDVGKTVLVAGLCRAARKRGLQVRPFKPQNMSNNAAVADIPGDRLGGEIGRAQWLQAIACGVAPSIHMNPVLLKPQTDIGAQVVVQGKVFGEARARDYQALKGRLMDAVLDSWAKVGEGADLVIVEGAGSPAEINLRSRDIANMGFATRANVPVILVGDIDRGGVIASVVGTHLILPEEDRRMIVGYLINKFRGDVSLFDDGIKAIESFTGWRCFGVAPWLKAAARLPSEDSVVLERLASGEKRALKVAVPMLSRIANFDDLDPLKAEPQVEVVFVPPGQHLPEDAGLVIIPGSKSTIGDLLRFRENGWDRDLLAHRKSGGHVVGICGGFQMLGRVVRDPDGIEGSVTETEGLGLLDVETVMEPEKTVRNVSARSLQFDLPLEGYEIHLGRTTGPDTLRPSAVINGAADGAFSVDGKVSGTYLHGLFSADAFRAKFLENLGVKGGGIDYRAEVERALDEVAAELETHLDCDAIFGLAR
- a CDS encoding VOC family protein, with translation MTINVEPPRLYPTLRYRNAAKMIDWLGEAFGFAVHARYGEGDIVHHAELTFGSSMIMLGTARDDKFGQMIGAPGPGGGRSIYVAVDDADAAYARAKKAGAEILEELTDRDYGSREFICRDPEGNVWSFGTYWPKATEPAS
- a CDS encoding helix-turn-helix domain-containing protein, with amino-acid sequence MPAESEDGSRHEIPGLDRFEMVRRAPGSRLRGSVTDLCFYRETAPGRLRNVEYASLTVPLVISFGEPFAIGLGKEPGDNDRFASFAAGLYAGPVVIESFGGACCVQVNFTPLGARRFFGLAMSELTDRMVGLDDVLGLEGIALRERLGNARDWSACFAIVETFVAARLAEARETQAEIAWAYERIIVSGGRVRVSSLADRLGWSRKHLAEKFSNAIGVGPKTLSRIVRFNRALGLSRQDKSDWADIAADCGYADQAHLVREFRDLAGETPTTLAARA
- a CDS encoding TSUP family transporter is translated as MFDFFTQTVVILGAAAFAAGFVDSIAGGGGLITIPALLLAGFSPVEALGTNKLQSMFGSGSATIHYAAKGHVDLRRQLPSALLALAGSALGALLATFVPGDLLRALLPVLLIAIALYFALKPNMGDVDRAQRLSPFLFGLILVPIVGFYDGLFGPGAGSFYMLAFVTLAGYGVLKATAHTKLLNFASNIGGFIVFAAAGVVYWKIGLMMGVAQFLGARVGASLAIRNGAKLIKPLLVIVCLALAIKLLADPANPLRTLIGV